Part of the Aquimarina sp. MAR_2010_214 genome is shown below.
GGATTTGTTTTAATAATTGTGTTGCATCAATATTGGTAGGCTTTCCGTCTATAAGGATACGTACATTTTGATTTCCACGTAGTGCAATATTACCATCCTGATCTACATTAACCGATGGGATATTATTCATGATTTCTGCAGCAGTACCACCAGTTGTCGTAAGATCTTTTCCTACATTTATAACTTTACGGTCAATTTTTTGTTCTATTGTGGTTCGTTCTGCTACTATAGTTACATCATCTAGAGATTCGGCTTCTTCTTCTAATAATATAGAGCCAACATTGATATCCTTATTTTTTCTAGAAATCTCAATAGGTTGAGAATACGTTTTATACCCTATAAATTGTATTTTTAGAGTATAGTTTCCTTTTGGAATATCAGAAATAAGGAAGTCTCCATCATCGGTACTAATACCTCCACTTATAATTTTGTCTACTCCATCATGAATTGCGACAGTAGCATAGGGTATGGGTTGCTGTAAGTTCTTGTCAATTACCTTTCCTTTAATAGTACCTACTACAGCTTTATTGCTTGGTTGTGCTGTTAGTAATAGGCACCAAAATGATAGAAAAAATAAAATACCTTTTTGATTGTTTGTTTTCATCTGAACGTTTATTTGATTGATAGTTGTTATGCATTGTACTTTGTATTACCTAATACAAGTACGTTGTTGTTTATAAATTGACACTATGATTAACAGTGTTATAAGTGTAAGACGATAGTAAAATCATTCTGTTACACCTTATTTTAATTTTAACAAAATATTAAATAATTAAAAACCGCCTCTAATATTAGAGGCGGTTTTCTATAATAACCAAATAGTAACACTAACCATCAACCATGAATAAAATTTGATTATTATAAAGTAACTAACTAACTAAATTTATGAAAATTCATATCCTTTATATGTAAGACGAAGTGCTTTGATTTGTGTTACATTCATCTTTTGTTTTTAACATTTTTCTGGTTATTTTTAACGTTTAAACCCTTGTTTGAGACTCTAATAAACCTATTTTTCTTATTTCAAATTTTAATAGTATTTATGACCAAAAAGACATTAGTTCTGGGAGCATCATTAAAGACAAATAGATATTCAAACATTGCTATTCATAAACTAGTGACTCATGGTCATGAGGTTGCTGCTGTTGGATTAAGAAAAGGAGAGGTAGCAGGAATAACAATTGAGACAGCTGTAAATGATGATGAAAATATAGATACGATCACTTTATACTTAAATCCTCTTAGGCAACAGCCTTATTATGATGCTATTATATACTTAAACCCCAGAAGAATAATTTTTAACCCAGGAACAGAAAATCCTGAGTTTTACCAAAAACTCATAGAGGCAAAAATAGAGGTCGAGGTTGCCTGTACGTTGGTATTACTTTCTACGAATCAGTATTAAAACAGAAGACAATAATAATCCTAAAAAAGTTAAAAATCCATTAAGAATTAAGATAAAGAAGCCAAATTTGAAACCAAACCATATATCACTATTTTCGCTAATGATATAAGATAAAACGGGAGATAAGATCGCTATAATTGGCACTAAACTATCTTTTATTTTTAGTTTGGTGAATAATCCAAATGCATATAACCCTAATAAGGGACCATATGTATATCCTGCAAAGACAAATAGCTTAGTAATTACACTTTCGTCCTTTATAATGTACTTAAAAGCAATAATAACCAATACCAGTATGAAAGAAAATAGAATATGAATTCTTTTTCTGATTTTAACCTGGTCTATCGGATTGTATTTCTTTTCAATATCGAGTATGTCTATACTAAATGATGTGGTTAATGAGGTCAATGCACTATCTGCACTACTATATGCTGCGGCGATAAGACCGAGGACAAAAAAGATAGCGATACCAAAACCTAACCCGCTTTGCGTAGCAATTACAGGAAAAAGTTGATCTTTATGAGCATCAATTCCATTTTGGGATGCATATTGAGTAAGTAATAATCCAAGGCCTAAAAATATGAAGTTTACAATAGTTAATACAATGGTAAACCAAAACATGTTTTTTTGAGCATCTTTTAAACTTCGGCAAGTGAGATTTTTTTGCATCATGTCCTGATCTAAACCTGTCATAACAATTGCAATAAATGCACCAGATAAAAATTGTTTCCAAAAATAATTGGCACTTTTAAAATCATCAAAAAAGAATATTCTCGAAAGATCACTTTCTAATACATAACCCAGTAAATTTGACCCTTGAATCCCTAAATCGTCAGATACATAATATATTGCTACACCAACAGCAATAAGCATGAATAATGTTTGCAAAGTATCAGTCCATACAATCGTTTTAATTCCAGATTTAAAGGTGTATAACCAGATTAATAATATAGTTATAATAACAGTAACCCAGAAAGGAACTCCTAAAGCATCAAAAAGAATAGATTGTAACACATTAGCAACCAAAAACAATCTAAAACTTGCTCCTACTACTCGTGATAGTAAGAAAAAAGAAGCTCCGGTTTTATACGAGTAATTACCAAAGCGTTCATCCAGATAAGTGTAAATTGAAGTTAGATTAAGTTTGTAATAGAGAGGAAGTAGTACTGTTCCAATAACAGTATATCCCAAAATATACCCTAATACCACCTGCATGTAACTAAATTGTGAGGCTTCAATCCATCCGGGGACAGAGATAAAAGTTACACCACTAAGTGATGCTCCAATCATCCCAAAGGCTACAATATACCACGGTGATTGCCTATTAGCTTTAAAAAAAGCGTCATTTCCTGAGTTTTTTCCTGTGAGATAAGAAATGAGAAGAAGAATCCCAAAATAAGCTGCAATAAGAAGCAGAATATGTAATGGTTGCATGAACTTTAGTTAAAAATGAATCCCCAAAATACAAATTTTAGTAGTAGTAATTTAGATAGAGTTAAGATTTAGTTTTTTCAACTCGAATTAAATTTTTACCACGCATCTGTAAAACCAAATTATTATTATTATTATTAATTGATGCTATTGTTAAAATTTTATTTAAACAGTCTTAACGCTTAACTGTTTTTTACTTATATATTTAGATAGGACAGATGTTGCAAAAACAGTCACAAATATAAAACAACAGATTTTAAGACATAAAAAAGGAATACTTTTATTGAAAATTCTGATTCTTTAATAAACCTACTTTTATGACATCTTGTAATCCACCCGAAAAAGACCTTTTAATTAAAACATATGGAACTATAAGTTTATATCAGATTGGAAAATCGAATCTTTCTGAATTTTCTGAGTTTGTTTTTAAGATGTATTCGCATCATTATTTGAAAAAACACCAGTGGTTACCAGATACTCAGGAATTAGAGTATATGAAACATAGTGATATTAATCAATTTGAGGATTCTGTATATTTTGGGTTTAGAAACTCAAAACAAGAACTTCTAGGAACTATAAAAGCAACTAAAAGAACCAATGATATTGTTTTTCCTATAGAAAATGAATTTAATATTAGCATTGAACAGATAATAGAAAAAGAAAATTTAGAAGTAAATAAAATATGGCACTTAGGGCGTTTAGCGATAGATTCTAATGTATTACGGTCACAGAATTTATCTCTTACTTCTAGGCAAATGTTACGTGTTTTACTAATTCATTCGCTAGGGATTATTAGTTATAACCCTAATAGTTTGATGATTGCAGAATCTGATGTTTTGATTTATCAAATATTTCGAGATTTAGGTATTGAGATGCAAATTGTGGGAGAACTCAGAGATTGTTTAGGTAGCCCAACGTACCCTGTTATTTTAACATCAGAAAATATAGAAAAATGGTTGGAGGAAAATTTTTTGGAAAAAGAAGAGCAGCAAAAAATTTTAATATAAGACTAACTCTTATATGAAGTTAGAGGATAACCACATCTTTTATTTTTTTTAAAAGAATTAGGAGTGTAAGTGATAATATACAAGAATTAAAAAGAGAAATAATTTTAAGACTATAATAAAAATATCTATGGAAGGAAATTCAATTTTGGATAATAGAAAAAAAACAATCTCAGAAATGCATCATAATGAGCGATATTATAAAAATGCATTGTACGTAACTCCAGAACAGCAAGACAAGATTAAGAATGTGAAAATAGTTTTTGGAGGTGTCGGTTTGGGTAGTGTGTTGGCAGAAGCAGCATTAAGATTGGGTTTTGAAAATTTTGTATTTATAGATGGGGATACGGTAGAATTATCTAACTTAAACCGGCAAAATTACCAAGAAGAAGATATTACTAAATCCAAGGTAGAATCGATTACCAAAAGACTTTTATCGATTAATCCAAATGCAAAAATAGAATACCATCATCTTTTTTTGGATCCAGATAATATCACAGATTATATTGATGGTTGTGATATTGCTATTAATGCTATTGATTTTGATGTAGAAGATACTCCATTTGTTTTTGACGAAAAATGTAAAGAAAAAGGGATTCCTGTAATTCACCCCTTAAACTTTGGATGGGCAGGCGCTGCTTATGTTGTAACTCCAGATAGTGAGCAAATATATGATGTTGCTCGTAACAAGAAATGTTTTGAATTGGTTTTGATAAAGAATATGCTAGAATATTTTAAATATCGAGCAGAGATGAACTTAACATGGTTTTACGAATTTTATGAATCCTATAAAGAGAATTCGGCTAAAATCACACCACCGCAATTGGTAGTTGGATCCTCTTTGGCAGC
Proteins encoded:
- a CDS encoding CoA-binding protein, which translates into the protein MTKKTLVLGASLKTNRYSNIAIHKLVTHGHEVAAVGLRKGEVAGITIETAVNDDENIDTITLYLNPLRQQPYYDAIIYLNPRRIIFNPGTENPEFYQKLIEAKIEVEVACTLVLLSTNQY
- a CDS encoding sodium:solute symporter; the encoded protein is MQPLHILLLIAAYFGILLLISYLTGKNSGNDAFFKANRQSPWYIVAFGMIGASLSGVTFISVPGWIEASQFSYMQVVLGYILGYTVIGTVLLPLYYKLNLTSIYTYLDERFGNYSYKTGASFFLLSRVVGASFRLFLVANVLQSILFDALGVPFWVTVIITILLIWLYTFKSGIKTIVWTDTLQTLFMLIAVGVAIYYVSDDLGIQGSNLLGYVLESDLSRIFFFDDFKSANYFWKQFLSGAFIAIVMTGLDQDMMQKNLTCRSLKDAQKNMFWFTIVLTIVNFIFLGLGLLLTQYASQNGIDAHKDQLFPVIATQSGLGFGIAIFFVLGLIAAAYSSADSALTSLTTSFSIDILDIEKKYNPIDQVKIRKRIHILFSFILVLVIIAFKYIIKDESVITKLFVFAGYTYGPLLGLYAFGLFTKLKIKDSLVPIIAILSPVLSYIISENSDIWFGFKFGFFILILNGFLTFLGLLLSSVLILIRRK
- a CDS encoding ThiF family adenylyltransferase produces the protein MEGNSILDNRKKTISEMHHNERYYKNALYVTPEQQDKIKNVKIVFGGVGLGSVLAEAALRLGFENFVFIDGDTVELSNLNRQNYQEEDITKSKVESITKRLLSINPNAKIEYHHLFLDPDNITDYIDGCDIAINAIDFDVEDTPFVFDEKCKEKGIPVIHPLNFGWAGAAYVVTPDSEQIYDVARNKKCFELVLIKNMLEYFKYRAEMNLTWFYEFYESYKENSAKITPPQLVVGSSLAAALVTNILFSLVNGLEVKTFPEPYFLSTR